A window of the Gemmatirosa kalamazoonensis genome harbors these coding sequences:
- a CDS encoding excinuclease ABC subunit UvrA yields the protein MLATRPAMTDNGQSGFVHVRGARVHNLKSVDVEIPRDALVVFTGVSGSGKSSLAFGTLYAEAQRRYLESVAPYARRLFDQMGVPEVDAIDGLPPAVALQQQRGAPTSRSSVGSVTTLSNLLRMLYSRGGDYPPGQDIVYAEGFSPNTPQGACPNCHGLGRVYEVTEQSMVPDDSLTIRDRAIAAWPPAWHGQNLRDILITLGYDVDTPWRDLPKKDRQWILFTDEQPQVPVYPGYTHDEVRRAIRKKEPPAYMGTFTSAKRFVLHTFATTESAMVRRRVARYMVSTECPVCGGKRLKREALSVTFAGLDIAEMSRLPMKRLAEIMKPVADGKSLGKRATAEHPEQAMVRQRIAQDLCGRLHVLLDLGLGYLALDRSTPTMSPGELQRLRLATQVRSNLFGVVYVLDEPSAGLHPADTEALLRALDRLKASGNTLFVVEHELDVVRRADWIVDVGPAAGELGGRVLYSGPPAGLERVRESHTRRWLFDGGRPAPRTPRVPNGWLRLADVTRNNLHGLDVAFPVGALTTVTGVSGSGKSTLVSQALVELVAEELGHEIADEAEGEPPSLEDVAPAPLGGHVVGGTAGVRRLVPVDQKPIGRTPRSNLATYTGLFDHVRKLFAATKTARARKYDAGRFSFNVAKGRCENCEGEGFVSVELLFLPSVYAPCPVCHGARYNAKTLEITYRGRNVAEVLGMTVDAARDFFADDPPVCRSLDVLREVGLGYLRLGQPATELSGGEAQRIKLATELQRATRGNTLYVLDEPTTGLHPSDVEKLLTQLERLVDAGNTVIVVEHDMHVIARSDWVIDIGPGAGDEGGRVVAAGPPAEVARSKASRTAPYLARELG from the coding sequence ATGCTGGCGACCCGGCCGGCCATGACCGACAACGGCCAGTCCGGCTTCGTGCACGTGCGCGGGGCCCGCGTGCACAATCTCAAGAGCGTCGACGTCGAGATCCCGCGCGACGCGCTCGTCGTGTTCACCGGCGTGTCCGGCTCGGGGAAGTCGTCGCTCGCGTTCGGCACGCTCTACGCCGAGGCCCAGCGGCGGTACCTCGAGTCGGTGGCGCCGTACGCGCGGCGGCTGTTCGACCAGATGGGCGTCCCCGAGGTCGACGCGATCGACGGGCTGCCGCCGGCCGTCGCGCTCCAGCAGCAGCGCGGCGCGCCGACGTCGCGCTCCAGCGTGGGGAGCGTCACCACGCTGTCGAACCTGCTCCGCATGCTGTACTCGCGCGGCGGCGACTACCCGCCCGGGCAGGACATCGTCTACGCCGAAGGGTTCTCGCCGAACACGCCGCAGGGCGCATGCCCGAACTGCCACGGGCTCGGGCGCGTGTACGAGGTCACGGAGCAGTCGATGGTGCCCGACGACTCGCTCACCATCCGCGATCGCGCGATCGCCGCGTGGCCGCCGGCGTGGCACGGCCAGAACCTGCGCGACATCCTCATCACGCTGGGCTACGACGTGGACACGCCGTGGCGCGACCTGCCGAAGAAGGATCGCCAGTGGATCCTCTTCACCGATGAGCAGCCGCAGGTGCCCGTGTACCCCGGGTACACCCACGACGAGGTCCGGCGCGCGATCCGCAAGAAGGAGCCGCCGGCGTACATGGGGACGTTCACGAGCGCGAAGCGCTTCGTGCTGCACACGTTCGCGACGACGGAGAGCGCGATGGTGCGTCGCCGCGTGGCGCGCTACATGGTGAGCACCGAGTGCCCGGTGTGCGGCGGCAAGCGGCTCAAGCGCGAGGCGCTGTCGGTGACGTTCGCGGGGCTCGACATCGCGGAGATGTCGCGGCTGCCGATGAAGCGGCTGGCCGAGATCATGAAGCCCGTCGCGGACGGCAAATCGTTAGGCAAGCGCGCGACCGCCGAGCATCCCGAGCAGGCCATGGTGCGGCAGCGCATCGCACAGGACCTCTGCGGGCGCCTGCACGTCCTGCTCGATCTCGGACTCGGCTACCTCGCACTCGACCGCAGCACGCCGACGATGTCGCCGGGCGAGCTGCAGCGGCTGCGGCTCGCGACGCAGGTCCGCTCGAACCTGTTCGGCGTGGTCTACGTGCTCGACGAGCCGAGCGCGGGGCTGCACCCCGCCGACACCGAGGCGCTGCTGCGCGCGCTGGACAGGCTGAAGGCGAGCGGCAACACGCTGTTCGTCGTCGAGCACGAGCTCGACGTCGTGCGTCGCGCGGACTGGATCGTCGACGTCGGCCCGGCCGCGGGGGAGCTCGGCGGCCGCGTGCTGTACAGCGGGCCGCCGGCGGGGCTCGAGCGGGTGAGGGAGTCGCACACGCGCCGCTGGCTGTTCGACGGCGGACGCCCCGCGCCGCGCACGCCGCGGGTGCCTAACGGATGGCTGAGGCTCGCCGACGTCACCCGCAACAACCTGCACGGCCTCGACGTCGCGTTCCCGGTGGGCGCGCTGACGACGGTCACCGGCGTGTCCGGCTCCGGCAAGTCGACGCTCGTGTCGCAGGCGCTCGTCGAGCTCGTGGCGGAGGAGCTGGGCCACGAGATCGCCGACGAGGCCGAGGGCGAGCCGCCGTCGCTCGAGGACGTGGCACCCGCGCCGTTGGGCGGCCACGTCGTCGGCGGCACGGCCGGCGTGCGGCGCCTCGTGCCGGTGGACCAGAAGCCGATCGGCCGCACGCCGCGCTCGAACCTCGCGACCTACACCGGGCTGTTCGACCACGTGCGCAAGCTGTTCGCGGCGACGAAGACGGCGCGGGCGCGCAAGTACGACGCGGGCCGCTTCTCGTTCAACGTCGCGAAGGGGCGCTGCGAGAACTGCGAGGGCGAGGGCTTCGTGTCGGTGGAGCTGCTGTTCCTGCCGAGCGTGTACGCGCCCTGCCCGGTGTGCCACGGCGCGCGCTACAACGCGAAGACGCTCGAGATCACGTACCGCGGCAGGAACGTCGCGGAGGTGCTCGGCATGACGGTCGACGCGGCCCGCGACTTCTTCGCCGACGACCCACCGGTGTGCCGCTCGCTCGACGTGCTCCGCGAGGTGGGGCTTGGTTACCTGCGGTTGGGCCAGCCCGCGACCGAGCTGTCCGGCGGCGAGGCGCAGCGCATCAAGCTGGCGACCGAGCTGCAGCGCGCCACGCGCGGCAACACGCTCTACGTCCTCGACGAGCCGACCACCGGGCTGCACCCGTCCGACGTCGAGAAGCTGCTCACACAGCTCGAGCGGCTCGTCGACGCGGGGAACACCGTGATCGTCGTCGAGCACGACATGCACGTCATCGCGCGCTCCGACTGGGTGATCGACATCGGCCCAGGCGCCGGCGACGAAGGCGGCCGCGTCGTCGCCGCGGGCCCGCCGGCCGAGGTGGCACGGTCGAAGGCGAGTCGCACGGCGCCCTATCTCGCGCGCGAGCTGGGCTGA
- a CDS encoding efflux transporter outer membrane subunit, translating to MTPRIRLLLGGALLLGAAVAPAQAPTGGAERSPIAFWTSVRDTTLERLMNDALAASRDVRAAAARVRGARAARTAATFDFAPTVTASAGYTRQRLASPSFPGSRGSLPEQELWDAGLRMSWEVDVFGRVRRAVRARTALADAAGEDLRDVRVLLTAEVADAYFDLRGAQDRLAVARRNAENQRGTLDLTVQRLEGGRGTELDTERARAQLATTLAEVPTLEAAVDAARYRLGVLTARDASTLAIGDATASVTLPANVGVERTDSLVRAVVNRRPDVRSAEQQVAARSAFVGAARAEYLPRLSIGGASGYTSSGLGTLGNTGTPRFAIGPVISWPALDLGRVRAGVDAARADEEEAKAEYEGAVLRATGEVETALTAYRKARERLAQLDAAATASAKAAELARLRFTEGASDFLQVLDAERTLLEAQNRRAVGLADASTKLVTVYRALGGS from the coding sequence ATGACACCCCGCATCCGACTTCTGTTAGGCGGCGCCCTGCTGCTGGGCGCCGCCGTCGCCCCGGCACAGGCCCCCACGGGGGGCGCCGAGCGCTCGCCGATCGCGTTCTGGACTTCCGTGCGCGACACGACGCTCGAGCGGCTGATGAACGACGCGCTCGCCGCGAGCCGCGACGTGCGCGCCGCTGCCGCCCGTGTGCGCGGCGCGCGCGCCGCCCGCACCGCCGCGACGTTCGACTTCGCGCCGACGGTGACGGCGAGCGCCGGCTACACGCGGCAGCGGCTCGCCAGCCCGTCGTTCCCCGGCTCGCGCGGCTCGCTCCCCGAGCAGGAGCTGTGGGACGCCGGACTGCGCATGAGCTGGGAGGTGGACGTGTTCGGCCGCGTGCGGCGCGCGGTGCGTGCGCGCACCGCGCTCGCCGACGCGGCCGGTGAAGACCTGCGCGACGTGCGCGTGCTGCTCACCGCGGAGGTGGCCGACGCGTACTTCGACCTGCGCGGCGCGCAGGACCGGCTCGCGGTCGCGCGGCGCAACGCGGAGAACCAGCGCGGCACGCTCGATCTCACGGTGCAGCGACTGGAGGGCGGCCGCGGCACGGAGCTCGACACCGAGCGCGCACGCGCGCAGCTCGCGACGACGCTGGCCGAGGTCCCGACGCTCGAGGCGGCGGTCGACGCGGCGCGCTATCGACTCGGCGTGCTGACGGCGCGCGACGCGTCGACGCTCGCGATCGGCGACGCCACGGCATCGGTGACGCTGCCGGCGAACGTCGGCGTCGAGCGCACGGACTCGCTCGTGCGTGCGGTCGTGAATCGGCGGCCGGACGTGCGAAGCGCCGAGCAGCAGGTGGCCGCGCGGTCTGCGTTCGTCGGCGCCGCGCGTGCCGAGTACCTGCCGCGTCTGTCGATCGGGGGCGCGAGCGGCTACACCAGCTCCGGGTTGGGCACGCTCGGAAACACCGGCACGCCGCGGTTCGCGATCGGCCCGGTGATCTCGTGGCCGGCGCTCGACCTCGGCCGCGTGCGCGCGGGCGTCGACGCGGCGCGGGCGGACGAGGAGGAGGCGAAGGCGGAGTACGAGGGCGCCGTGCTGCGCGCGACCGGCGAGGTGGAGACCGCGCTCACCGCGTACCGCAAGGCGCGCGAGCGGCTCGCGCAGCTCGACGCCGCCGCGACGGCGAGCGCGAAGGCCGCCGAGCTGGCGCGCCTGCGCTTCACCGAGGGCGCGTCCGACTTCCTGCAGGTCCTCGACGCCGAGCGCACGCTGCTGGAGGCGCAGAACCGGCGCGCGGTCGGCCTCGCGGATGCGTCGACGAAGCTGGTGACGGTGTACCGTGCGTTAGGCGGGTCGTAG
- a CDS encoding flavin-containing monooxygenase has translation MQDIPGVQGIQASQRVQTVIIGAGQAGLSVGHHLARRGREFVILDAGARVGDAWRNRWDSLRLFTPAKYTSLDGLPFPLPPNVFPTKDEMADYLEGYAAHFRLPVRTGARVDRVERDGATYRVWTGGQCIEAAHVVVATASYQRPRVPAFAAELDASLMQLHSSDYRNPSQLADGGVLVVGAGNSGAEIALEAARAGHPTWLAGRHPGHVPWRIDGRLALTLLSPLLLRVFFHRVLTERTPMGRRMRASTHGRGTPLVRTKPRDLDAVGVQRVPRVAGARDGRPVLGDGRALDVRTVVWSTGFEPSFAWLHLPVFDEDGEPVHARGVAVGEPGLYFVGMHFQYAVSSSMVHGVGRDAAYVADVIASRAGETRYVAPPLAEAMSA, from the coding sequence ATGCAGGACATACCGGGAGTGCAGGGCATCCAGGCGTCGCAGCGCGTCCAAACCGTGATCATCGGCGCCGGACAGGCGGGGCTGTCGGTCGGTCATCACCTCGCGCGGCGCGGGCGCGAGTTCGTGATCCTGGACGCGGGCGCGCGCGTGGGGGACGCGTGGCGCAACCGCTGGGACTCGCTGCGGCTGTTCACCCCCGCGAAGTACACGTCGCTCGACGGGCTGCCGTTCCCGCTGCCGCCTAACGTCTTCCCGACGAAGGACGAGATGGCGGACTACCTCGAGGGCTACGCCGCGCACTTCCGCCTGCCCGTGCGCACCGGCGCGCGCGTCGACCGCGTGGAGCGCGACGGCGCGACGTATCGCGTGTGGACCGGCGGGCAGTGCATCGAGGCGGCGCACGTCGTGGTGGCGACGGCGAGCTACCAGCGTCCCCGCGTGCCGGCGTTCGCCGCGGAGCTGGATGCGTCGCTCATGCAGCTGCACTCCTCCGACTACCGCAATCCGTCGCAGCTCGCCGACGGCGGCGTGCTCGTCGTCGGCGCGGGGAACTCGGGAGCGGAGATCGCGCTCGAGGCGGCGCGCGCCGGGCACCCGACGTGGCTCGCCGGACGCCACCCGGGGCACGTGCCGTGGCGCATCGACGGCCGGCTCGCGCTCACGCTGCTCTCGCCGCTGCTGCTGCGCGTGTTCTTCCACCGCGTGCTCACCGAGCGCACGCCGATGGGACGCCGCATGCGCGCGTCGACGCACGGCCGCGGCACGCCGCTCGTGCGCACGAAGCCGCGCGACCTCGACGCCGTCGGCGTGCAGCGCGTGCCGCGCGTGGCCGGCGCGCGCGACGGACGGCCCGTGCTCGGCGACGGCCGCGCGCTCGACGTGCGCACCGTGGTGTGGTCCACCGGCTTCGAGCCGAGCTTCGCGTGGCTGCACCTGCCGGTGTTCGACGAGGACGGGGAACCGGTGCACGCGCGGGGCGTGGCCGTGGGCGAGCCGGGGCTCTACTTCGTCGGCATGCACTTCCAGTACGCCGTGTCGTCGTCGATGGTGCACGGCGTGGGTCGCGACGCGGCGTACGTGGCGGACGTGATCGCGAGCCGGGCCGGCGAGACGCGGTACGTGGCGCCGCCGTTGGCGGAGGCGATGTCGGCTTGA